The Actinomadura sp. WMMB 499 genome includes a window with the following:
- a CDS encoding cytochrome P450, translating to MDETTQMSGAGGSGPLPDEWCTRRFDHLSPDLADTMPETMARMRELCPVARSEEHGGFWVATRYEDVLDVAQDWAVYSSAHGLGVSPAPTVIRNLPVQADPPEQRIYKRLINPFFTPAAVAPWEAPTRDLVTRLIDAFVEDGACEFMDAFARPLPSLAFFELALNAPPEDLDEVARLASKSSVPDDPEARDCWLGLYAWIKEFVARRRAEPPRGDVVDAVLAAEIDGRPITEDEIIGTVQLLILGGLETTAGALGLMVARFCAEPEIPALLRRSPELIPAAVQELLRLEPPFVSVGRTVMRDTELGGRPLKRGDKILVHWASANRDGAEFTDPDAFDPGRERNRHLSFGAGPHRCAGSNLARLNLRVALEELLRRLDDLELRPGAELHYHRGMTRSPLDLPITFRPGPRLGPAPT from the coding sequence ATGGACGAGACCACGCAGATGTCGGGCGCGGGAGGATCCGGCCCGCTGCCCGACGAATGGTGCACGCGGCGCTTCGACCACCTGTCGCCCGACCTCGCCGACACCATGCCGGAGACGATGGCGCGCATGCGCGAGCTGTGCCCCGTCGCCCGCAGCGAGGAGCACGGCGGCTTCTGGGTGGCGACGCGCTACGAGGACGTCCTCGACGTCGCCCAGGACTGGGCGGTCTACAGCTCCGCGCACGGGCTGGGCGTGTCCCCGGCGCCGACCGTCATCCGCAACCTCCCGGTGCAGGCCGACCCGCCCGAGCAGCGGATCTACAAGCGCCTCATCAACCCCTTCTTCACGCCCGCCGCCGTCGCGCCGTGGGAGGCGCCGACCCGCGACCTGGTGACCCGGCTCATCGACGCCTTCGTCGAGGACGGCGCTTGCGAGTTCATGGACGCGTTCGCCCGTCCGCTGCCCAGCCTGGCGTTCTTCGAGCTCGCGCTGAACGCGCCGCCCGAGGACCTGGACGAGGTCGCCCGCCTCGCCTCCAAGTCGTCCGTCCCCGACGACCCCGAGGCGCGCGACTGCTGGCTCGGCCTGTACGCGTGGATCAAGGAGTTCGTCGCCCGGCGGCGCGCGGAGCCGCCGCGCGGCGACGTCGTGGACGCCGTGCTCGCCGCGGAGATCGACGGCCGCCCGATCACCGAGGACGAGATCATCGGGACCGTGCAGTTGCTGATCCTCGGCGGCCTGGAGACCACCGCGGGCGCGCTCGGGCTGATGGTCGCCCGGTTCTGCGCCGAGCCGGAGATCCCCGCGCTGCTGCGCCGCAGCCCCGAGCTGATCCCGGCGGCCGTGCAGGAGCTGCTGCGGCTCGAGCCGCCGTTCGTCTCCGTCGGGCGCACGGTGATGCGCGACACCGAGCTCGGCGGCCGTCCGCTCAAGCGGGGCGACAAGATCCTCGTGCACTGGGCGTCGGCCAACCGGGACGGCGCCGAGTTCACCGACCCCGACGCCTTCGACCCCGGCCGGGAACGCAACCGGCACCTCAGCTTCGGCGCGGGCCCGCACCGCTGCGCCGGATCCAACCTCGCCCGGCTCAACCTGCGTGTCGCGCTGGAGGAGCTGCTGCGCAGGCTGGACGACCTGGAGCTGCGGCCCGGCGCGGAGCTGCACTACCACCGCGGCATGACCCGCTCTCCGCTCGACCTGCCGATCACGTTCCGGCCCGGCCCGCGCCTCGGCCCCGCCCCGACCTGA
- a CDS encoding aldehyde dehydrogenase has product MSPSAPPGRGPAAPALPFLDGPPKNLLIGGRWTAAASGATFPSVDPSTGEVIAELAEAGPADADRAVAAARAAFEGPWRRLKPRDRQDVLWRFADAVQEHYEELRLLEVLDMGSPIGRRRSRPAPAWEAEVLRYFAGWATKIHGETIPNSVPGSVLSYTVREPVGVVAAIVPWNRPISNAIWKIAPVLATGCTMVLKPAEEASLVAVRLGELLTELGLPDGVVNVVTGGAGAGAALAEHRDVDKVAFTGSTETGRRIVRASAGNLKRLSLELGGKSPDVVFADADLSRAIPGAAMSVFSNSGQICCAGTRVYVERPIYDEFVEGAAEFANGLKVGAGLDPETRIGPLVSAEQLRRVTGYLETGRAEGARVAAGGRRVEDGELAKGFFVAPTVLADVRDDMRVAREEIFGPVASVLPFDSPEEVAARSNDTSFGLAGGIWTRDVGKAHRLAGEMRAGTVWVNTALLFDPAVPFGGYKESGYGREMGPHSLDEYLHVKSVWIDTN; this is encoded by the coding sequence ATGTCGCCTTCCGCGCCGCCCGGCCGCGGCCCGGCCGCTCCGGCCCTGCCCTTCCTCGACGGCCCGCCCAAGAACCTGCTGATCGGCGGCCGGTGGACCGCCGCGGCGTCCGGCGCGACCTTCCCGAGCGTCGACCCGTCCACCGGCGAGGTGATCGCCGAGCTGGCCGAGGCGGGGCCGGCGGACGCCGACCGCGCCGTCGCCGCCGCACGCGCGGCGTTCGAGGGCCCGTGGCGGCGGCTGAAGCCGCGCGACCGGCAGGATGTGCTGTGGCGGTTCGCGGACGCCGTCCAGGAGCACTACGAGGAACTCCGGCTCCTGGAGGTCCTCGACATGGGCTCGCCGATCGGGCGGCGCCGCTCCCGCCCCGCACCCGCCTGGGAGGCGGAGGTACTGCGCTACTTCGCCGGGTGGGCCACCAAGATCCACGGCGAGACGATCCCGAACTCCGTCCCGGGCTCGGTCCTGAGCTACACGGTCCGCGAGCCGGTCGGGGTGGTCGCCGCGATCGTCCCGTGGAACCGGCCGATCAGCAACGCGATCTGGAAGATCGCGCCCGTGCTCGCCACCGGCTGCACGATGGTGCTCAAACCCGCCGAGGAGGCGAGCCTCGTCGCCGTCCGGCTCGGCGAGCTGCTCACCGAGCTCGGGCTGCCGGACGGCGTCGTCAACGTCGTGACGGGCGGCGCCGGGGCGGGCGCGGCCCTCGCCGAGCACCGCGACGTCGACAAGGTGGCCTTCACCGGCTCCACCGAGACCGGGCGCCGCATCGTGCGGGCGTCCGCCGGGAACCTCAAGCGGCTGTCTCTCGAACTCGGCGGCAAGTCGCCCGACGTCGTGTTCGCCGACGCCGACCTGTCCCGCGCGATCCCCGGCGCGGCGATGAGCGTGTTCTCGAACTCGGGGCAGATCTGCTGCGCCGGGACCCGCGTCTACGTCGAGCGGCCGATCTACGACGAGTTCGTCGAGGGCGCGGCCGAGTTCGCGAACGGGCTGAAGGTCGGCGCGGGGCTGGACCCGGAGACCAGGATCGGGCCGCTGGTGTCGGCCGAGCAGCTGCGCCGCGTCACCGGCTACCTCGAGACCGGACGCGCGGAGGGCGCCCGCGTCGCCGCGGGCGGCCGGCGCGTCGAGGACGGCGAGCTGGCCAAGGGGTTCTTCGTCGCGCCCACCGTGCTCGCGGACGTCCGGGACGACATGCGGGTCGCGCGCGAGGAGATCTTCGGCCCCGTGGCGTCCGTGCTGCCGTTCGACTCCCCCGAGGAGGTCGCGGCCCGGTCGAACGACACGTCCTTCGGCCTCGCGGGCGGCATCTGGACGCGGGACGTGGGCAAGGCGCACCGGCTCGCGGGCGAGATGCGCGCCGGGACCGTGTGGGTCAACACCGCCCTGCTGTTCGACCCGGCCGTGCCCTTCGGCGGCTACAAGGAAAGCGGCTACGGCCGGGAGATGGGCCCGCACTCGCTAGACGAGTACCTGCACGTCAAGTCCGTGTGGATCGACACCAACTGA
- a CDS encoding aromatic ring-hydroxylating dioxygenase subunit alpha, with product MDREALEREIARRLLDHIGSRTTDLADDVMELPTDVYSDAHQEEELEVLFRDRPLVLCLSGALPGPGTFRTVDLCGTPLLLTRDAGGRVRALANACRHRGVRVADGAGEARKFTCPFHAWTYELSGRLVRVPVDDAFAGMCKESKGLVELPVAEGRGLIVGRLRPGPAVDIDDYLGPGLADELGMLDFADWAPHGEPHVHRVGANWKVTLDTFRENYHFNYLHRRTLASYAHGGVLTFDAFGPHLRNCSALRSIDELLGRPEDEWGDVTRHFSYQYQLFPNTSLTFDSRHIELWQILPVDARTSEVVHTAYLRPGLSAEEQAKVTEMAPWICDTVVDGEDFWVAGRTEPGVRTGLLGTVVFGRNEPAPQHLHRGFADALAAAREHGPAR from the coding sequence GTGGACAGGGAAGCCCTGGAGCGCGAGATCGCACGCCGGTTGCTGGACCACATCGGGAGCCGGACCACCGACCTCGCCGACGACGTGATGGAACTGCCGACGGACGTCTACTCGGACGCGCACCAGGAGGAGGAGCTCGAGGTCCTGTTCCGCGACCGGCCGCTCGTCCTGTGCCTGTCCGGCGCGCTCCCGGGACCGGGGACGTTCCGCACCGTCGACCTGTGCGGGACGCCCCTGCTGCTGACCCGGGATGCCGGCGGCCGCGTCCGCGCCCTCGCCAACGCCTGCCGCCACCGGGGCGTGCGGGTCGCCGACGGGGCGGGGGAGGCGCGCAAGTTCACCTGCCCGTTCCACGCGTGGACCTACGAGCTGTCCGGACGGCTCGTCCGCGTCCCCGTCGACGACGCCTTCGCGGGGATGTGCAAGGAGAGCAAGGGCCTGGTGGAACTGCCGGTCGCCGAGGGGCGCGGCCTCATCGTCGGACGCCTCCGGCCGGGGCCCGCCGTCGACATCGACGACTACCTCGGCCCCGGGCTCGCCGACGAACTCGGCATGCTCGACTTCGCGGACTGGGCGCCGCACGGCGAACCGCACGTCCACCGCGTCGGCGCCAACTGGAAGGTCACGCTCGACACCTTCCGGGAGAACTACCACTTCAACTACCTGCACCGGCGGACGCTCGCCTCGTACGCGCACGGCGGCGTGCTCACCTTCGACGCCTTCGGGCCCCACCTGCGCAACTGCTCGGCGCTCCGGTCGATCGACGAGCTGCTCGGCCGCCCGGAGGACGAGTGGGGCGACGTCACCCGGCACTTCAGCTACCAGTACCAGCTGTTCCCCAACACCAGCCTGACCTTCGACAGCCGCCACATCGAGTTGTGGCAGATCCTGCCGGTCGACGCCCGCACGTCGGAGGTCGTGCACACCGCCTACCTGCGTCCCGGTCTCAGCGCGGAGGAGCAGGCGAAGGTCACGGAGATGGCGCCGTGGATCTGCGACACGGTGGTGGACGGCGAGGACTTCTGGGTCGCCGGGCGGACCGAGCCGGGCGTCCGCACGGGACTGCTCGGCACCGTGGTGTTCGGGCGGAACGAACCGGCGCCCCAGCACCTGCACCGGGGGTTCGCCGACGCGCTCGCGGCGGCCCGCGAACACGGCCCCGCCCGGTGA
- a CDS encoding CoA-acylating methylmalonate-semialdehyde dehydrogenase gives MRRIAHWVGGKSVPGTSGRSGPVWNPATGERQASVDLASAAEVDHAVDVARAAFPDWRATSLSARAEVMFRFREVLAANREDLAFLVSAEHGKVLTDALGEVARGLENVEFACGVPHLLKGGYSEQAAPGLDVHSVRQPLGVVAGVTPFNFPAMVPLWMIANALACGNTFVLKPSERDPSAPMFLAELLREAGLPDGCFNVVNGDAGAVDRLLEHPDVAAVSFVGSTAVAEHVHETGTRNGKRVQALGGAKNHMLVMPDADLDVAADAAVGAAYGSAGERCMAISVLLVYESVADDLIARIRARIPRIRMGPAAEHESEMGPLITAEHRDRVAGHLADASAEGATVLVDGREDVPAGGFFLGPSLIDGVRPGMRCYDEEIFGPVLAVTRIGGYEEGLRLINENRYGNGTAIFTRDGGAARRFEFEVDAGMVGVNVPVPTPVGYYSFGGWKASLFGDRHMYGPEGVDFYTRSKVVTARWPDPASSAIDLGFPQTR, from the coding sequence ATGAGGCGGATTGCGCACTGGGTCGGCGGAAAGTCCGTGCCCGGGACCTCCGGCCGCTCCGGCCCCGTCTGGAACCCCGCGACCGGCGAGCGGCAGGCGTCGGTGGATCTCGCCTCCGCGGCCGAGGTCGACCACGCGGTCGACGTCGCGCGGGCGGCCTTCCCCGACTGGCGCGCGACGAGCCTCTCGGCGCGGGCCGAGGTGATGTTCCGGTTCCGCGAGGTCCTCGCGGCGAACCGCGAGGACCTGGCCTTCCTGGTGTCGGCCGAGCACGGCAAGGTGCTGACGGACGCGCTCGGCGAGGTGGCCCGCGGCCTGGAGAACGTCGAGTTCGCGTGCGGCGTCCCGCACCTGCTGAAGGGCGGGTACAGCGAGCAGGCCGCCCCCGGCCTCGACGTGCACAGCGTCCGGCAGCCGCTCGGCGTCGTCGCGGGCGTCACCCCGTTCAACTTCCCGGCGATGGTCCCGCTGTGGATGATCGCCAACGCGCTGGCGTGCGGGAACACCTTCGTCCTGAAGCCCAGCGAGCGCGATCCGTCGGCCCCGATGTTCCTGGCGGAGCTGCTGCGGGAGGCCGGGCTGCCGGACGGCTGCTTCAACGTCGTCAACGGCGACGCCGGGGCCGTCGACCGGCTCCTCGAGCACCCGGACGTGGCCGCGGTGAGCTTCGTCGGGTCCACGGCGGTCGCCGAGCACGTCCACGAGACCGGCACGCGCAACGGCAAGCGGGTCCAGGCGCTCGGCGGGGCGAAGAACCACATGCTGGTGATGCCCGACGCCGACCTCGACGTGGCCGCCGACGCCGCGGTCGGCGCCGCCTACGGCTCGGCCGGCGAGCGGTGCATGGCGATCAGCGTGCTGCTGGTGTACGAGTCGGTGGCCGACGACCTCATCGCCCGGATCCGCGCGCGGATCCCGCGGATCCGGATGGGCCCGGCCGCCGAGCACGAGAGCGAGATGGGCCCGCTCATCACGGCCGAGCACCGCGACCGGGTGGCCGGTCATCTGGCGGACGCGTCCGCCGAGGGCGCCACCGTGCTGGTGGACGGGCGCGAGGACGTCCCGGCGGGCGGCTTCTTCCTCGGGCCGAGTCTGATCGACGGCGTCCGGCCCGGCATGCGCTGCTACGACGAGGAGATCTTCGGCCCGGTGCTGGCCGTCACGCGGATCGGCGGCTACGAGGAGGGCCTGCGGCTGATCAACGAGAACCGGTACGGCAACGGCACGGCGATCTTCACCCGTGACGGCGGGGCGGCGCGGCGCTTCGAGTTCGAAGTGGACGCCGGGATGGTCGGGGTCAACGTGCCCGTCCCGACGCCGGTCGGCTACTACAGCTTCGGCGGCTGGAAGGCCAGCCTGTTCGGCGACCGGCACATGTACGGCCCCGAGGGCGTCGACTTCTACACCAGGTCGAAGGTCGTCACCGCCCGGTGGCCCGATCCCGCCTCGTCCGCGATCGATCTGGGCTTCCCGCAGACCCGCTGA
- a CDS encoding amidohydrolase family protein: MVKLADEVRVIDADTHLTERHDIFTTRAPKGYEERLPRVVDVDGQPFWVVEDGRKIGPARGGGVVNRDGDKFPFEESKNNGIDWVHRAAWDHEARLEYMDQNGFHAQVLYPNALGIGGQGISNNVQDPVLRRLTVEIFNDYLAELQDVSGERLLPMAIMPAWSVDECVREAKRAAAAGFRGVNMTSDPQETGAPDLAHRDWDALWEVCADLHLPVHFHIGASLTSLNFYGKYFWPSLHQNLKPAVGGGMLFLNNARVVINSIYAGIFDRHPGLKMVSVESGMGWIPFMMETADYEILENAPQQAAELSRKPSEYFKDHWYATFWFEENGGDLQYMIDRVGEDNVMFETDFPHPTCLYPDPLTAVEERMTALRPETRRKVLGETAARLYRV; encoded by the coding sequence ATGGTGAAGCTGGCCGACGAGGTGCGGGTCATCGACGCGGACACGCATCTCACCGAACGTCATGACATCTTCACGACGCGCGCGCCGAAGGGGTACGAGGAACGTCTCCCCCGCGTCGTGGACGTCGACGGGCAGCCCTTCTGGGTCGTGGAGGACGGCAGGAAGATCGGCCCCGCCCGCGGCGGCGGCGTGGTCAACCGGGACGGCGACAAGTTCCCCTTCGAGGAGAGCAAGAACAACGGCATCGACTGGGTGCACCGCGCCGCCTGGGACCACGAGGCCCGCCTGGAGTACATGGACCAGAACGGCTTCCACGCGCAGGTGCTCTACCCGAACGCCCTGGGCATCGGCGGGCAGGGCATCTCCAACAACGTCCAGGACCCGGTGCTGCGGCGGCTGACCGTCGAGATCTTCAACGACTACCTGGCCGAACTGCAGGACGTGTCGGGCGAGCGGCTGCTGCCGATGGCGATCATGCCCGCGTGGAGCGTCGACGAGTGCGTCCGGGAGGCGAAGCGCGCGGCGGCGGCGGGCTTCCGGGGCGTGAACATGACCTCGGACCCGCAGGAGACCGGCGCCCCGGACCTCGCCCACCGCGACTGGGACGCGCTGTGGGAGGTCTGCGCGGACCTCCACCTGCCCGTGCACTTCCACATCGGGGCGAGCCTCACGTCCCTCAACTTCTACGGGAAGTACTTCTGGCCGTCCCTGCACCAGAACCTCAAGCCCGCCGTCGGCGGGGGGATGCTGTTCCTGAACAACGCCCGGGTCGTGATCAACAGCATCTACGCCGGGATCTTCGACCGCCATCCGGGGCTGAAGATGGTCTCGGTGGAGAGCGGAATGGGCTGGATCCCGTTCATGATGGAGACCGCCGACTACGAGATCCTGGAGAACGCGCCGCAGCAGGCCGCCGAACTGTCCCGCAAGCCGTCCGAGTACTTCAAGGACCACTGGTACGCGACGTTCTGGTTCGAGGAGAACGGCGGCGACCTCCAGTACATGATCGACCGCGTCGGCGAGGACAACGTCATGTTCGAGACCGACTTCCCGCACCCCACCTGCCTCTACCCGGACCCGCTCACGGCGGTCGAGGAGCGGATGACGGCGCTGCGGCCCGAGACGCGCCGCAAGGTGCTCGGGGAGACCGCGGCGAGGCTCTACCGCGTCTGA
- a CDS encoding ATP-dependent Clp protease ATP-binding subunit, which yields MNAGWYGAGGMDPFEEMLARFFGARAHRRPTERVSIARLMSEPARELVRDAAAQAAQWGSLDLDTDHLLWAATRQQGTRHWLVRAGADPDKIKDEIEGTARRGDPRDVPPQLTPSAKRALLDSHQISRALGSSYIGPEHLLFALALDRDSHAGRILDAEHVTPDALQNAAAGGGHGQQPPGGGGPPQPTGTPTLDEYGRDLTEFAREGRIDPVIGRSEEIEQTVEVLSRRTKNNPVLIGDPGVGKTAIAEGLAQRIVDDDVPDTLRGKRLVQLDLGGVVAGTRYRGDFEERLKKVMDEIREHSDELVIFIDEIHTVVGAGGAEGAMDAANLLKPALARGELHVVGATTIDEYRRNIEKDAALERRFQPIMIAEPSADDSIEILRGLSDRYEAHHQVRFTDEALVAAVDLSSRYLTDRFLPDKAIDMIDQAGARVRLRSHTMDGGRRELEDRLERRRREKDQAVFDEDYEKASQLRDEIANLESDIAAVRTGNGHETVPEVTAEDIAEVISRISGVPVTQLTQDERERLSSLEEHLHEHVIGQEDAVAAVARAVRRSRAGMSDPDRPIGGFLFLGPTGVGKTELAKALAEALFGSRDRMIRFDMSEFQERHTVSRLMGAPPGYVGYEEAGQLTESVRRQPYSVILLDEIEKAHQDVFNVLLQLLDDGRLTDAQGRTVDFRNTVVIMTSNLGSELITGTVEIGFGTVGGDGEGSALSDRIMRRLREAFRPEFLNRIDEIIVFHRLEPAQLRQITDLLLDETRRRLRAQDVTVSFGAEAVDWLAERGYQPEFGARPLRRTIQREIDDRLSDLLLSGDLAPGRHVEVTATSDGPAFEITTPEPASAP from the coding sequence ATGAACGCGGGCTGGTACGGAGCCGGGGGAATGGACCCCTTCGAGGAGATGCTCGCCCGGTTCTTCGGAGCACGGGCGCACCGCCGTCCGACGGAACGGGTCAGCATCGCCCGGCTGATGAGCGAACCCGCGCGCGAGCTGGTGCGCGACGCCGCCGCGCAGGCCGCGCAGTGGGGCAGCCTCGACCTGGACACCGACCATCTGCTGTGGGCGGCCACCCGCCAGCAGGGCACCCGGCACTGGCTGGTGCGCGCCGGGGCCGACCCGGACAAGATCAAGGACGAGATCGAGGGGACCGCCCGGCGCGGCGATCCGCGCGACGTCCCGCCGCAGCTGACGCCGTCCGCCAAGCGGGCCCTGCTGGACTCCCACCAGATCTCGCGGGCGCTCGGCTCGTCCTACATCGGGCCGGAGCACCTGCTGTTCGCGCTCGCCCTGGACCGCGACTCGCACGCGGGCCGCATCCTGGACGCCGAGCACGTGACGCCCGACGCGCTGCAGAACGCGGCGGCGGGCGGCGGGCACGGCCAGCAGCCCCCGGGCGGGGGCGGGCCCCCGCAGCCGACCGGCACCCCGACCCTGGACGAGTACGGCCGCGACCTGACCGAGTTCGCCCGCGAGGGCCGCATCGACCCGGTGATCGGCCGCTCCGAGGAGATCGAGCAGACCGTCGAGGTGCTGTCGCGGCGCACCAAGAACAACCCGGTGCTGATCGGCGACCCCGGCGTCGGCAAGACCGCCATCGCGGAGGGCCTCGCGCAGCGCATCGTGGACGACGACGTGCCCGACACGCTGCGCGGCAAGCGGCTGGTCCAGCTCGACCTCGGCGGCGTCGTCGCCGGCACCCGCTACCGCGGCGACTTCGAGGAACGGCTGAAGAAGGTCATGGACGAGATCCGCGAGCACTCCGACGAGCTCGTGATCTTCATCGACGAGATCCACACCGTCGTGGGCGCGGGCGGCGCGGAGGGCGCGATGGACGCCGCGAACCTGCTCAAGCCCGCCCTGGCCCGCGGCGAGCTGCACGTCGTCGGCGCCACGACCATCGACGAGTACCGCCGCAACATCGAGAAGGACGCGGCCCTCGAGCGCCGCTTCCAGCCGATCATGATCGCGGAGCCGTCCGCCGACGACAGCATCGAGATCCTGCGCGGCCTCAGCGACCGCTACGAGGCGCACCACCAGGTGCGGTTCACCGACGAGGCGCTCGTCGCGGCGGTCGACCTGTCCAGCCGCTACCTCACCGACCGGTTCCTGCCCGACAAGGCGATCGACATGATCGACCAGGCGGGCGCGCGGGTCCGGCTGCGCTCCCACACGATGGACGGGGGCCGCCGCGAGCTCGAGGACCGCCTCGAACGGCGCCGCCGCGAGAAGGACCAGGCCGTCTTCGACGAGGACTACGAGAAGGCCTCCCAGCTTCGCGACGAGATCGCGAACCTGGAGAGCGACATCGCCGCCGTGCGCACCGGCAACGGCCACGAGACCGTCCCGGAGGTCACCGCCGAGGACATCGCCGAGGTGATCTCCCGCATCTCCGGCGTGCCGGTCACCCAGCTCACCCAGGACGAGCGCGAGCGGCTGTCGAGCCTCGAGGAGCACCTGCACGAGCACGTCATCGGGCAGGAGGACGCGGTCGCCGCCGTCGCGCGCGCCGTCCGCCGGTCCCGCGCGGGGATGAGCGACCCCGACCGTCCGATCGGCGGGTTCCTGTTCCTCGGCCCCACCGGCGTCGGCAAGACCGAGCTGGCCAAGGCGCTCGCCGAGGCCCTGTTCGGCAGCCGCGACCGGATGATCCGCTTCGACATGAGCGAGTTCCAGGAACGGCACACCGTCAGCCGCCTGATGGGGGCGCCGCCCGGCTACGTCGGGTACGAGGAGGCCGGGCAGCTGACCGAGTCCGTCCGCCGGCAGCCCTACTCGGTGATCCTCCTCGACGAGATCGAGAAGGCGCACCAGGACGTCTTCAACGTCCTGCTCCAGCTCCTGGACGACGGCCGCCTCACCGACGCGCAGGGACGCACCGTCGACTTCCGCAACACCGTCGTGATCATGACCAGCAACCTCGGCTCCGAGCTGATCACCGGCACGGTCGAGATCGGGTTCGGCACGGTCGGCGGCGACGGCGAGGGGTCGGCCCTCAGCGACCGCATCATGCGCCGCCTGCGGGAGGCGTTCCGGCCCGAGTTCCTCAACCGGATCGACGAGATCATCGTCTTCCACCGGCTCGAGCCCGCCCAGCTCCGCCAGATCACCGACCTGCTCCTGGACGAGACGCGCCGCCGCCTGCGCGCGCAGGACGTCACCGTCTCGTTCGGCGCCGAGGCGGTCGACTGGCTCGCCGAGCGCGGCTACCAGCCCGAGTTCGGCGCCCGGCCGCTGCGCCGCACGATCCAGCGGGAGATCGACGACCGGCTCTCCGACCTCCTGCTGTCGGGCGACCTCGCCCCCGGCCGGCACGTCGAGGTCACCGCGACGTCCGACGGGCCCGCGTTCGAGATCACCACGCCCGAACCGGCGTCCGCCCCGTAA
- a CDS encoding LLM class F420-dependent oxidoreductase has translation MTKIDIGRYGIWRPWPRLTPELAREVEALGYGAIWVGGSPDDPEVVDGLLAATEHITVATGIVNMWATPAEEAAASYRRLRDAHGERFVLGVGVGHREATREYRAPYEMIGDYLDRLDAADVPEDGRVLAALGPKVLRVAAERTAGAHPYLVTPDHSRKARAEMGEARLLAPEQKVVLDADPERARALGRAAADMYLRLRNYVANLERLGWTDEDFAGGGSDALIDALVPHGGTAAVAAALEAHHDAGADHVAVQLLTEDDADPVPGLRALAGELGL, from the coding sequence ATGACGAAGATCGATATCGGCAGGTACGGAATCTGGCGGCCGTGGCCGCGGCTCACCCCGGAGCTGGCGCGCGAGGTGGAGGCGCTCGGCTACGGCGCGATCTGGGTCGGCGGTTCGCCGGACGACCCGGAGGTGGTCGACGGGCTGCTCGCGGCGACGGAGCACATCACGGTCGCGACCGGCATCGTGAACATGTGGGCGACGCCCGCCGAGGAGGCCGCCGCGTCCTACCGGAGGCTGCGGGACGCCCACGGCGAGCGGTTCGTGCTCGGCGTCGGGGTCGGGCACCGGGAGGCGACGCGGGAGTACCGGGCCCCGTACGAGATGATCGGCGACTACCTGGACCGGCTGGACGCCGCGGACGTCCCGGAGGACGGCCGGGTGCTGGCGGCGCTCGGGCCGAAGGTGCTGCGGGTGGCCGCCGAGCGGACGGCGGGCGCGCACCCGTACCTGGTCACGCCCGATCACTCCCGCAAGGCACGGGCCGAAATGGGCGAGGCGCGGCTGCTCGCGCCCGAGCAGAAGGTCGTCCTGGATGCCGACCCGGAGCGGGCCCGCGCGCTCGGCCGGGCGGCCGCCGACATGTACCTGCGGCTGCGGAACTACGTCGCGAACCTGGAGCGGCTGGGCTGGACGGACGAGGACTTCGCCGGCGGCGGCTCCGACGCGCTCATCGACGCCCTGGTGCCGCACGGCGGCACGGCGGCGGTCGCGGCGGCGCTGGAGGCCCACCATGACGCGGGCGCCGATCACGTGGCCGTCCAGCTGCTGACCGAGGACGACGCGGATCCGGTTCCGGGGCTGCGGGCGCTGGCCGGCGAACTCGGGCTCTGA